A window from Leishmania donovani BPK282A1 complete genome, chromosome 27 encodes these proteins:
- a CDS encoding calpain-like cysteine peptidase, putative: MAASSIHETPDSGEVFADHEFNKNNAGITDDWISIRQLYPAGVNQPLLPEVFSREQFGQGNHYECFML, from the coding sequence ATGGCGGCATCGTCTATCCACGAAACGCCGGACAGCGGCGAGGTGTTTGCAGACCACGAGTTTAACAAGAACAACGCCGGCATCACCGATGATTGGATTTCGATCAGGCAGCTGTACCCAGCTGGTGTGAaccagccgctgctgcccgaaGTATTCTCGCGCGAGCAGTTCGGCCAGGGCAACCACTATGAATGCTTCATGCTC